In Streptantibioticus cattleyicolor NRRL 8057 = DSM 46488, a genomic segment contains:
- a CDS encoding S9 family peptidase, with protein MNDHLSFPRQHAVTQRFTLGAPRTFTASPDGERVVFLRSAAGTDRSNSLWVLDAASGAERLAADARALLSGAEEELTAEERARRERSREGSAGVVGYAVDGAVELAAFALSGRLFTAELRAGTTRELPVPGPVLDPRPSPDGRLVAYVADGALRVVGADGTGDRVLAEPERDGVTWGLAEFVAAEEMSRSRGFWWSPESDRLLAARVDEAPVRRWWIADPANPDREPAEVAYPAAGTPNAEVTLFLIALDGTRTEVSWDRAAHPYLARVHWSAAGAPLLLVQARDQRSQLYLSVDPDTGRTEVVHEERDPVWLELFDGVPCWTPDGRLLRIADVAEGGADGGGARVLVAGDRRLTDARLHVRSVLDVDGSDVLVTASAGPLAEAPETGEIHVYRVGERGVTRVSEVPGVHSAVRGGGLTVLVSATLEEPGAVCRVLREGADPLVVTSFAQRPVLTARPVLTEAGERRIPAAVLLPAGYREGDGLLPVLLDPYGGPHGQRVVAAHNAHLTSQWFADQGFAVVVADGRGTPGHSPGWEKSVAGDFAGVTLDDQVAAVRALAGDFPLDLDRVAIRGWSYGGYLAALAVLRRPDVFHAGIAGAPPTDWRLYDTHYTERYLGDPAKEAAGYAANSLVTDAGLTYSAEPARPLMVVHGLADDNVVAAHTLRLSSALLAAGRAHEVLPLSGVTHITPQEQVAENLLLLQVDFLRRALAIS; from the coding sequence ATGAACGATCACCTCTCCTTCCCGCGCCAGCATGCCGTGACCCAGCGGTTCACGCTCGGCGCGCCGCGTACGTTCACCGCCTCCCCGGACGGGGAACGCGTGGTCTTCCTGCGTTCGGCGGCCGGCACCGACCGGTCCAACTCGCTGTGGGTGCTCGACGCCGCCTCCGGTGCCGAACGGCTCGCGGCCGACGCGCGGGCCCTGCTCTCCGGTGCCGAGGAGGAGTTGACCGCCGAGGAGCGGGCGCGCCGGGAGCGCAGCCGCGAGGGGTCGGCCGGGGTGGTCGGGTACGCGGTGGACGGGGCGGTGGAGCTGGCCGCCTTCGCCCTTTCCGGGCGGCTGTTCACCGCGGAGCTGCGGGCCGGTACGACGCGGGAACTCCCCGTTCCGGGGCCGGTGTTGGACCCGCGTCCGTCGCCGGACGGCCGGCTGGTCGCCTATGTGGCCGACGGCGCGCTGCGGGTGGTCGGCGCGGACGGCACCGGTGACCGGGTGCTCGCCGAGCCGGAGCGGGACGGGGTGACCTGGGGGCTCGCGGAGTTCGTCGCGGCGGAGGAGATGAGCCGCTCGCGCGGGTTCTGGTGGTCGCCGGAGAGCGACCGGCTGCTGGCCGCCCGGGTGGACGAGGCCCCGGTGCGCCGGTGGTGGATCGCGGACCCGGCCAACCCGGACCGCGAGCCGGCCGAGGTGGCCTACCCGGCGGCGGGCACCCCCAACGCCGAGGTCACCCTCTTCCTGATCGCCCTGGACGGTACGCGGACCGAGGTCTCCTGGGACCGGGCGGCCCATCCGTACCTGGCGCGGGTGCACTGGTCGGCGGCGGGCGCACCCCTTCTTCTCGTACAGGCACGTGACCAGCGTTCACAGCTGTATCTGTCGGTGGACCCGGACACCGGGCGCACCGAGGTGGTCCACGAGGAGCGGGACCCGGTGTGGCTGGAGCTGTTCGACGGGGTGCCGTGCTGGACGCCGGACGGGCGGCTGCTGCGGATCGCCGACGTCGCCGAGGGCGGGGCGGACGGCGGCGGGGCCCGGGTGCTGGTCGCCGGCGACCGGCGGCTGACCGACGCCCGGCTGCACGTGCGCTCCGTGCTCGACGTGGACGGGTCCGACGTGCTGGTGACGGCGTCGGCCGGCCCGCTGGCCGAGGCGCCGGAGACCGGCGAGATCCACGTCTACCGGGTCGGCGAGCGGGGGGTGACCCGGGTGTCCGAGGTGCCCGGGGTTCACTCCGCGGTGCGAGGCGGCGGGTTGACGGTGCTCGTCTCGGCCACCCTGGAGGAGCCCGGCGCGGTCTGCCGGGTGCTGCGGGAGGGCGCGGATCCGCTGGTGGTCACCTCGTTCGCGCAGCGGCCGGTGCTCACCGCGCGCCCGGTGCTCACCGAGGCGGGCGAGCGGCGGATCCCGGCGGCGGTGCTGCTGCCGGCCGGCTACCGGGAGGGCGACGGCCTGCTGCCGGTGCTGCTCGACCCGTACGGCGGTCCGCACGGCCAGCGGGTGGTCGCCGCCCACAACGCCCATCTGACCTCGCAGTGGTTCGCGGACCAGGGGTTCGCGGTGGTGGTCGCGGACGGCCGGGGCACCCCGGGGCACTCGCCGGGCTGGGAGAAGTCGGTGGCCGGGGACTTCGCCGGGGTCACCCTGGACGACCAGGTGGCCGCGGTACGGGCGCTGGCCGGCGACTTCCCGCTGGACCTGGACCGGGTGGCGATCCGGGGCTGGTCGTACGGGGGTTACCTGGCGGCGTTGGCGGTGCTGCGCCGCCCGGACGTCTTCCACGCGGGCATCGCGGGGGCGCCGCCCACCGACTGGCGGCTGTACGACACCCACTACACCGAGCGGTACCTGGGCGACCCGGCGAAGGAGGCGGCGGGGTACGCGGCCAACTCCCTGGTGACCGACGCCGGTCTGACGTATTCCGCGGAACCGGCCCGGCCGCTGATGGTCGTGCACGGGCTCGCCGACGACAACGTGGTGGCCGCCCACACCCTGCGGCTGTCCTCCGCTTTGCTGGCGGCGGGGCGTGCGCACGAGGTGCTGCCGCTGTCGGGGGTGACCCACATCACGCCGCAGGAGCAGGTGGCGGAGAACCTGCTGCTGCTCCAGGTCGACTTCCTCCGGCGCGCGCTGGCCATCTCGTAA
- the mshB gene encoding N-acetyl-1-D-myo-inositol-2-amino-2-deoxy-alpha-D-glucopyranoside deacetylase, whose product MTEPPVLPGDPVRRLLLVHAHPDDESINNGATMAKYAAEGARVTLVTCTLGEEGEVVPAELAHLAADRDDALGPYRTGELAAAMAELGVTDHRFLGGPGRYRDSGMMGAPQNDRPGAFWRADVDEAAAHLVAVVREVRPQVLVTYDPDGGYGHPDHIQAHRVATRAAELAADPAFRPGLGAAHRIARTYWNCVPATAAEDAFAELRAAAHALPFPGVAALDDVPGVVPDGRAAVAVDGTAYAGRKAAAMRAHATQITVHGGYFALSNGLGQPLFTTEWYRTPDGSAPDRPAGDLFAGVEL is encoded by the coding sequence ATGACCGAACCGCCCGTCCTGCCCGGCGACCCCGTCCGACGCCTGCTGCTGGTGCACGCGCACCCGGACGACGAGTCGATCAACAACGGCGCGACCATGGCCAAGTACGCCGCCGAGGGCGCCCGGGTCACCCTGGTGACCTGCACCCTGGGCGAGGAGGGCGAGGTCGTCCCGGCCGAGCTGGCCCACCTCGCCGCCGACCGGGACGACGCGCTCGGCCCCTACCGCACCGGCGAACTCGCCGCCGCCATGGCCGAACTGGGCGTCACCGACCACCGCTTCCTCGGCGGCCCGGGACGCTACCGCGACTCCGGCATGATGGGCGCCCCGCAGAACGACCGCCCCGGCGCCTTCTGGCGGGCCGACGTGGACGAGGCCGCCGCCCACCTGGTCGCCGTCGTCCGCGAGGTACGCCCCCAGGTGCTGGTCACCTACGACCCCGACGGCGGCTACGGCCACCCCGACCACATCCAGGCCCACCGGGTCGCCACCCGCGCCGCCGAACTCGCCGCCGACCCCGCCTTCCGCCCCGGCCTCGGCGCCGCCCACCGCATCGCCCGCACCTACTGGAACTGCGTGCCGGCGACCGCCGCCGAGGACGCCTTCGCCGAACTGCGCGCCGCCGCGCACGCGCTGCCGTTCCCCGGCGTCGCCGCCCTCGACGACGTCCCCGGCGTGGTCCCCGACGGCCGGGCCGCGGTGGCGGTCGACGGCACGGCGTACGCCGGACGCAAGGCCGCGGCGATGCGCGCCCACGCCACCCAGATCACCGTGCACGGCGGGTACTTCGCGCTCTCCAACGGGCTGGGCCAGCCGCTGTTCACCACCGAGTGGTACCGCACCCCGGACGGCTCGGCGCCCGACCGGCCGGCCGGCGACCTGTTCGCGGGGGTGGAGCTGTGA
- a CDS encoding DUF6113 family protein, with the protein MSAADSGTRPPRGPLAGVPLALVYVGLGLLGVLVAVAGSLVQGGWFPGGLVLALAGSAGLFHGGGRLTGNRLGSAVPTVLWFLTVMYLSVTRPEGDFMFTAGAGPYVYLLGGMAIGVICATLPHRTPPPGGPGRR; encoded by the coding sequence GTGAGCGCCGCGGACAGCGGGACCCGGCCGCCCCGGGGCCCTCTGGCCGGGGTGCCGCTGGCGCTGGTGTACGTGGGGCTGGGGCTGCTCGGGGTGCTGGTGGCGGTGGCCGGTTCGCTGGTGCAGGGCGGCTGGTTCCCCGGCGGCCTCGTCCTCGCGCTGGCGGGCAGCGCCGGCCTCTTCCACGGCGGCGGGCGGCTCACCGGCAACCGGCTCGGCTCGGCGGTCCCCACCGTGCTGTGGTTCCTCACCGTGATGTACCTCAGCGTCACCCGGCCCGAGGGCGACTTCATGTTCACCGCGGGCGCCGGACCCTACGTCTACCTGCTGGGCGGCATGGCGATCGGAGTGATCTGCGCCACGCTGCCGCACCGCACGCCCCCGCCCGGCGGGCCCGGCCGGCGCTGA
- a CDS encoding ABC transporter ATP-binding protein — MSVTAAPTTSRREPTGAPAVSFTDVTKSYGQVKAVDRINLTLHPGETVALLGPNGAGKSSTLDLLLGLRRPDSGSVEVFGGTPARAIAKGQVGAMLQSGGLMEDVKVRELVKLACDLHPRAYPVQQVLENAGITEIADRMVNKLSGGQEQRVRFALATAGANDLIILDEPTTGMDVTVRQAFWATMRRQAEQGRTVLFATHYLEEADAIADRVIVLHRGRVLADGSAAEIKAKAGARRIVFDLDGRIDETALRGLPFLTALTVSGQTVRIQSTDADATTHALYGLGLYPRNLEVSGLGLEQAFIAITTASDATTAATAEETAR, encoded by the coding sequence ATGAGCGTTACAGCCGCACCGACGACATCGCGCCGGGAGCCGACGGGGGCACCCGCCGTCAGCTTCACCGATGTGACCAAGAGCTACGGCCAGGTCAAGGCCGTGGACCGCATCAACCTCACGCTGCACCCCGGGGAGACCGTGGCCCTGCTCGGGCCCAACGGCGCCGGCAAGTCCTCCACCCTGGACCTGCTGCTCGGGCTGCGCCGCCCCGACTCCGGCAGCGTCGAGGTCTTCGGCGGCACCCCGGCCCGGGCAATAGCCAAGGGCCAGGTCGGCGCGATGCTGCAGAGCGGCGGCCTCATGGAGGACGTCAAGGTCCGCGAGCTGGTCAAGCTCGCCTGCGACCTGCACCCCCGGGCCTACCCGGTCCAGCAGGTCCTGGAGAACGCCGGGATCACCGAGATCGCCGACCGCATGGTCAACAAGCTCTCCGGCGGTCAGGAGCAGCGCGTCCGCTTCGCCCTGGCCACCGCCGGCGCCAACGACCTGATCATCCTCGACGAGCCCACCACCGGCATGGACGTCACCGTCCGCCAGGCGTTCTGGGCCACCATGCGCCGCCAGGCCGAGCAGGGGCGCACGGTGCTCTTCGCCACCCACTACCTGGAGGAGGCCGACGCGATCGCCGACCGGGTGATCGTGCTCCACCGCGGCCGGGTCCTCGCCGACGGCTCCGCGGCCGAGATCAAGGCCAAGGCCGGCGCCCGCCGCATCGTCTTCGACCTCGACGGCCGCATTGACGAGACGGCCCTGCGCGGCCTGCCGTTCCTGACCGCGCTCACCGTCAGCGGCCAGACCGTCCGCATCCAGTCCACCGACGCCGACGCCACCACCCACGCGCTCTACGGGCTCGGGCTCTACCCGCGCAACCTGGAGGTCTCCGGGCTCGGCCTGGAGCAGGCGTTCATAGCGATCACCACCGCGTCCGACGCCACGACGGCCGCGACCGCCGAGGAGACGGCCCGATGA
- a CDS encoding ABC transporter permease, with translation MNTLASRSLIKLEITRTLRNKRFMFFSVIYPAGLFLLISGSAGSQKIGDTGLSMQLYFMVSMASFGVLTAVLMGNSERISKEREKGWVRQLRLTALPGHGYVLAKIASAATVTLPAIVVVELVAAIFKGVRLEAWQWIALSVAIWAGSLVFAALGVAIGYLVNGDAVRPVTMLIYFGLSILGGLWMPATVFPQWLQNIAKWLPTSAYAALGHAIEAGGAPHARDLAVLVGYLVVFGGGAAWLYRKDSLKA, from the coding sequence ATGAACACCCTGGCATCCCGATCCCTGATCAAGCTGGAGATCACCCGCACGTTGCGCAACAAGCGCTTCATGTTCTTCTCGGTGATCTACCCGGCTGGCCTCTTCCTGCTGATCTCCGGCTCCGCCGGCAGCCAGAAGATCGGCGACACCGGCCTTTCCATGCAGCTGTACTTCATGGTCTCCATGGCCTCCTTCGGCGTGCTCACCGCCGTCCTGATGGGCAACAGCGAGCGCATCTCCAAGGAACGGGAGAAGGGCTGGGTGCGCCAGCTGCGGCTGACCGCGCTCCCCGGCCACGGCTACGTGCTCGCCAAGATCGCCTCGGCGGCCACCGTCACCCTGCCGGCGATCGTGGTAGTCGAGCTGGTCGCGGCGATATTCAAGGGCGTCCGGCTGGAGGCGTGGCAGTGGATAGCGCTCTCCGTCGCCATCTGGGCCGGCTCGCTGGTCTTCGCCGCACTCGGGGTGGCCATCGGCTACCTGGTCAACGGTGACGCGGTCCGCCCGGTCACCATGCTGATCTACTTCGGGCTGTCGATCCTCGGCGGGCTGTGGATGCCCGCCACGGTCTTCCCGCAGTGGCTCCAGAACATCGCCAAGTGGCTGCCGACCTCCGCCTACGCCGCGCTCGGCCACGCCATCGAGGCCGGCGGCGCCCCCCACGCCCGCGACCTTGCGGTGCTCGTCGGCTACCTCGTGGTCTTCGGCGGTGGGGCAGCATGGTTGTACCGGAAGGACAGCCTCAAGGCGTGA
- a CDS encoding sensor histidine kinase, with the protein MSVDECDGEPEGGPEIGIGKPPENARELLIKLCWTGAYMLYMASAVGNLVAVRHSTPGLVFGWLGLAAFVGPYLYLVLTRKGRRGFQLWQGALLVWLYALATGLTFAYGSDWLVLLIYVAIASGAVLPVRKALWAVPGVALSLLGVGLLVHGNEVMLAGEFFPALLGGAAMFGVVQMRRTMRELREARATVARLAATEERLRLARDLHDLLGHSLSLITLKSELAGRMLPDRPDDAAKQVADIEQVSRQALVDVREAVSGFRRPTLGVELAGARTALRTAGVEASIAPSLDRSAHQRPPGLGPEEEGALAWALREAVTNIVRHSGAGHCELLLDEVWEADETRYLRLEISDDGRGPGRAHHAGNGLGGLEERLALSGGRLRTGPSRTAGFCLQAYVPLRPAPAAVAVAS; encoded by the coding sequence ATGAGTGTGGACGAGTGCGACGGCGAGCCGGAGGGCGGCCCGGAGATCGGGATCGGCAAGCCCCCGGAGAACGCCCGGGAGCTGCTGATCAAGCTCTGCTGGACCGGGGCCTACATGCTCTACATGGCCTCCGCCGTCGGCAACCTCGTCGCCGTCCGCCACTCCACCCCGGGGCTGGTGTTCGGCTGGCTGGGGCTGGCCGCCTTCGTCGGCCCCTATCTGTACCTGGTGCTGACGCGCAAGGGGCGCCGCGGCTTCCAGCTCTGGCAGGGGGCCCTGCTGGTCTGGCTCTACGCGCTGGCGACCGGGCTCACCTTCGCCTACGGGTCCGACTGGCTGGTGCTGCTGATCTACGTCGCGATCGCCTCGGGCGCGGTGCTGCCGGTCCGCAAGGCCCTGTGGGCGGTGCCGGGGGTGGCGTTGTCGCTGCTGGGGGTGGGGTTGCTGGTCCACGGCAACGAGGTGATGCTCGCCGGGGAGTTCTTCCCCGCGCTGCTCGGAGGGGCCGCGATGTTCGGGGTGGTGCAGATGCGGCGCACCATGCGGGAGCTGCGGGAGGCCCGGGCGACGGTGGCCCGGCTGGCGGCCACCGAGGAACGGCTGCGGCTCGCCCGTGACCTGCACGACCTGCTCGGCCACTCGCTCTCCCTGATCACCTTGAAGAGCGAGCTGGCCGGCCGGATGCTCCCGGACCGCCCGGACGACGCCGCCAAGCAGGTCGCCGACATCGAGCAGGTCAGCCGGCAGGCGCTGGTGGACGTCCGGGAAGCGGTCAGCGGCTTCCGCCGGCCCACCCTCGGGGTGGAGCTGGCCGGCGCCCGCACCGCGCTGCGCACCGCGGGCGTCGAGGCGTCCATCGCCCCCTCGCTCGACCGGTCGGCGCACCAGCGTCCCCCCGGGCTCGGCCCGGAGGAGGAGGGCGCGCTCGCCTGGGCGCTGCGTGAGGCGGTCACCAACATCGTGCGCCACAGCGGGGCCGGCCACTGCGAACTGCTGCTGGACGAGGTCTGGGAGGCCGACGAGACGCGTTACCTGCGGCTGGAGATATCGGACGACGGCCGCGGTCCCGGCCGCGCCCACCACGCCGGCAACGGACTGGGCGGCCTGGAGGAACGCCTCGCGCTCTCCGGCGGCCGGCTGCGCACCGGCCCCTCCCGCACCGCAGGGTTCTGCCTCCAGGCGTACGTACCGCTGCGCCCGGCCCCGGCCGCCGTGGCCGTCGCCTCCTAG
- a CDS encoding response regulator transcription factor produces MNDLQGEQPAVTIRVLLAEDQSMVREALATLLGLEADIDVVAQVARGDEVVAAAREHAVDVALLDIEMPGMTGIDAATLLRKELPGVKVVIVTTFGRPGYLRRAMEQGADAFLVKDAPAAQLADAVRRVLAGEKVIDPTLAALALSEGADPLTGREREVLRAAADGSVNAEIAKALHLSEGTVRNYLSTAIQKTGARNRSEAVRIAREKGWL; encoded by the coding sequence ATGAACGACCTCCAGGGCGAGCAGCCCGCCGTCACGATCCGCGTACTCCTCGCCGAGGACCAGTCGATGGTCCGCGAGGCGCTGGCCACGTTGCTGGGCCTGGAGGCCGACATCGACGTGGTTGCCCAAGTGGCGCGCGGTGACGAGGTGGTGGCGGCGGCCCGGGAGCACGCGGTGGACGTGGCCCTGCTCGACATAGAGATGCCGGGGATGACCGGGATCGACGCGGCGACGCTGCTGCGCAAGGAGCTTCCCGGGGTCAAGGTGGTCATCGTCACCACCTTCGGCCGCCCCGGATATCTGCGCCGCGCGATGGAGCAGGGCGCCGACGCCTTCCTGGTCAAGGACGCCCCCGCGGCCCAACTCGCCGACGCGGTACGCCGGGTGCTCGCCGGCGAGAAGGTGATCGACCCCACGCTGGCGGCGCTGGCGCTCTCCGAAGGGGCCGATCCGCTCACCGGACGCGAACGGGAGGTGCTGCGGGCGGCTGCCGACGGGTCGGTCAACGCCGAGATCGCCAAGGCGCTCCACCTGTCCGAGGGCACGGTGCGCAACTACCTGTCCACCGCGATCCAGAAGACCGGCGCGCGCAACCGTTCCGAGGCGGTGCGCATCGCCCGGGAGAAGGGGTGGCTGTGA
- a CDS encoding transglutaminase family protein translates to MDDITRRRQRFAREVRGERPDLALLCLLVGAEADPALDEDGLAAALDALDRLAAVVTPPPRAAATPSAWAEALADALGTRCGFRGDPADYRRLESSLLHQVLRRGHGLPILLSVVWIEVGRRVGAPVYGVALPGHFVVGVGDPRGRHVLADPFSGGRELTGQDVETLVAGATGGPPTPDMLAPADPLDVIARVLGNIRAWAAARPEHSAVQLWAVDLSLLLPRHPARLRAERAQLLVERGDFLTGAAELDRYADLLAELDPGAAESMRHQARAARALLN, encoded by the coding sequence ATGGACGACATCACCCGCAGGCGGCAGCGGTTCGCCCGGGAGGTCCGGGGGGAGCGGCCGGACCTGGCGCTGCTGTGCCTGCTGGTGGGCGCCGAGGCCGACCCGGCGCTGGACGAGGACGGGCTCGCCGCCGCGCTGGACGCACTCGACCGGCTGGCCGCCGTGGTCACCCCGCCGCCCCGCGCCGCCGCCACCCCGTCCGCCTGGGCCGAGGCGCTCGCCGACGCGCTGGGCACCCGCTGCGGCTTCCGCGGCGACCCGGCGGACTACCGGCGGCTGGAGTCCTCCCTGCTCCACCAGGTGCTGCGGCGCGGACACGGGCTGCCGATCCTGCTGTCGGTGGTGTGGATCGAGGTCGGCCGCCGGGTGGGCGCCCCGGTGTACGGGGTGGCGCTCCCCGGCCACTTCGTGGTGGGCGTCGGCGATCCCCGGGGGCGCCATGTGCTCGCCGACCCGTTCAGCGGCGGCCGGGAGCTGACCGGGCAGGACGTCGAGACGCTGGTGGCCGGCGCCACCGGGGGACCGCCCACCCCGGACATGCTGGCCCCGGCCGATCCGCTGGACGTCATCGCCCGCGTGCTGGGCAACATCCGGGCCTGGGCCGCCGCCCGCCCCGAGCACAGCGCCGTCCAGCTGTGGGCGGTGGACCTGTCGCTGCTGCTCCCCCGCCATCCGGCCCGGCTGCGCGCCGAACGCGCCCAACTCCTCGTCGAACGCGGCGACTTCCTCACCGGCGCCGCCGAACTCGACCGCTACGCCGACCTGCTGGCCGAACTCGACCCCGGCGCCGCCGAATCCATGCGCCACCAGGCCCGGGCGGCCCGCGCCCTGCTCAACTGA
- a CDS encoding GNAT family N-acetyltransferase has protein sequence MEFAGGGRLDIRITPADLGKRVSVRRVAEIVQGRPVFSDTVGVLTSWSGGVLMITRRTGEVVRITESSLVAGKAVPGAPAVRRGPAAPAAGVRELQTVAARGWPAPESERLGGWTLRAAVVPAAPGDPAGPRGFTRRANSVLPLGDPGLPLDAALERVTGWYGARGLVPYVQVATGSPDGDERLAAALDDRGWTREGATLLLTAPLDPVADAPGAERVVTAREPDDAWLRRYRRTGTAVGTALAVLRGGPSVWFATVPGEPGEPPAAIGRCVVDGVWAGFAAVEVDPALRRQGLATAVMAALARRAVAEGARGAYLQVEEDNGSARALYERMGFGPHHHYHYRRAPRSTTD, from the coding sequence GTGGAATTCGCCGGCGGAGGACGCCTGGACATCCGAATCACCCCCGCTGACTTGGGAAAACGTGTTTCCGTGCGGAGGGTAGCGGAGATCGTCCAGGGGCGCCCGGTGTTCAGCGACACCGTTGGCGTTCTCACATCCTGGTCGGGCGGTGTGCTGATGATCACACGCCGGACCGGCGAGGTCGTCCGCATCACGGAATCCTCGCTGGTCGCCGGGAAGGCCGTGCCCGGCGCCCCGGCCGTCCGCCGCGGTCCGGCCGCGCCCGCCGCCGGGGTCCGAGAACTCCAGACCGTGGCCGCCCGGGGATGGCCGGCGCCGGAGAGCGAGCGGCTCGGCGGCTGGACGCTGCGCGCCGCCGTGGTGCCCGCCGCGCCGGGCGACCCCGCCGGGCCGCGCGGCTTCACCCGGCGGGCCAACTCCGTTCTGCCGCTGGGCGATCCCGGGCTGCCGCTGGACGCCGCGCTGGAGCGGGTCACCGGGTGGTACGGCGCCCGCGGCCTCGTCCCCTACGTGCAGGTCGCCACCGGTTCGCCGGACGGTGACGAACGGCTGGCGGCGGCGCTGGACGACCGGGGCTGGACGCGTGAGGGGGCCACGCTGCTGCTCACCGCGCCGCTCGACCCGGTCGCCGACGCCCCCGGCGCCGAACGCGTGGTGACCGCCCGGGAACCGGACGACGCCTGGCTGCGCCGCTACCGGCGCACCGGCACCGCCGTCGGCACCGCGCTCGCGGTGCTGCGCGGCGGACCGTCGGTGTGGTTCGCCACCGTGCCGGGCGAACCGGGCGAGCCACCGGCCGCCATCGGGCGGTGCGTGGTGGACGGGGTGTGGGCCGGGTTCGCCGCCGTGGAGGTCGACCCGGCGCTGCGCCGCCAGGGGCTGGCCACCGCGGTGATGGCGGCGCTGGCGCGGCGCGCGGTGGCCGAGGGCGCCCGGGGCGCCTACCTCCAGGTCGAGGAGGACAATGGCAGCGCGCGGGCGCTCTACGAACGGATGGGCTTCGGCCCCCACCACCACTACCACTACCGGCGCGCGCCGCGGAGCACGACCGACTGA
- the fdxA gene encoding ferredoxin, with protein MTYVIAQPCVDVKDKACIEECPVDCIYEGQRSLYIHPDECVDCGACEPVCPVEAIFYEDDTPEEWKDYYKANVEFFDELGSPGGASKLGLIERDHPFIAALPPQNG; from the coding sequence GTGACCTACGTCATCGCGCAGCCTTGTGTCGACGTCAAGGACAAGGCATGCATCGAGGAGTGCCCCGTCGACTGCATCTACGAGGGCCAGCGGTCCTTGTACATCCACCCGGACGAGTGTGTCGACTGCGGGGCCTGTGAGCCGGTCTGCCCGGTCGAGGCGATCTTCTACGAGGACGACACCCCGGAGGAGTGGAAGGACTACTACAAGGCGAACGTCGAGTTCTTCGACGAGCTCGGCTCGCCCGGTGGTGCCTCGAAGCTGGGTCTGATCGAGCGCGACCACCCGTTCATCGCGGCCCTGCCGCCGCAGAACGGCTGA
- the dapC gene encoding succinyldiaminopimelate transaminase gives MPRVSDRLPVFPWDRLEPYKTAAAAHPDGIVDLSVGTPVDPVPEVVRQALAAAADSPGYPPTYGTPELRESIAGWLARRHAVAADPAHVLPLVGSKELVGWLPLLLGLDAGDQVAYPRLAYPTYEVGALMARAEPVTYDDPVTDLDPARVKLVWLNTPSNPTGRTLGADELRRIVGWAREHGIVVVSDECYIELGWETEPVSVLHPDVCGGGHTGLIAVHSLSKRSNCAGYRGAFLAGDPELVGELLGVRKHLGMIVPAPVQAAMIAALDDQAHADEQYARYARRRAALRTAFEGAGFRIEHSEASLYLWATRDEPCWDTVGDLSKRGILVAPGDFYGPEGGRFVRIAFTATDERVEAAVRRLAGA, from the coding sequence GTGCCGCGCGTTTCCGACCGGCTCCCGGTCTTCCCGTGGGACCGCCTGGAGCCCTACAAGACCGCCGCCGCGGCGCACCCGGACGGGATCGTCGACCTGTCGGTCGGCACCCCGGTCGACCCGGTCCCCGAGGTGGTCCGGCAGGCGCTGGCCGCCGCCGCGGACAGCCCCGGTTACCCGCCGACCTACGGCACCCCCGAGCTGCGCGAGTCGATCGCCGGCTGGCTGGCGCGCCGGCACGCGGTGGCCGCCGACCCGGCGCACGTGCTGCCGCTGGTCGGCTCCAAGGAGCTGGTGGGCTGGCTGCCGCTGCTGCTCGGCCTCGACGCCGGTGACCAGGTCGCCTACCCGCGGCTGGCCTACCCGACGTACGAGGTCGGGGCGCTGATGGCGCGCGCGGAGCCGGTGACCTACGACGACCCCGTCACCGACCTGGACCCGGCGCGGGTCAAGCTGGTCTGGCTCAACACCCCGTCCAACCCGACCGGACGCACGCTCGGCGCGGACGAACTGCGCCGGATCGTCGGCTGGGCGCGGGAGCACGGGATCGTGGTGGTCTCCGACGAGTGCTACATCGAGCTGGGCTGGGAGACCGAGCCGGTCTCGGTGCTCCACCCGGACGTGTGCGGCGGCGGCCACACCGGGCTGATCGCGGTCCACTCGCTCTCCAAGCGCTCCAACTGCGCCGGTTACCGGGGGGCGTTCCTCGCCGGTGACCCGGAGCTCGTCGGTGAGCTGCTGGGGGTGCGCAAGCACCTCGGGATGATCGTGCCGGCGCCGGTGCAGGCCGCGATGATCGCCGCCCTGGACGACCAGGCGCACGCCGACGAGCAGTACGCCCGCTACGCCCGGCGGCGCGCCGCGCTGCGCACCGCCTTCGAGGGCGCCGGGTTCCGGATCGAGCACAGCGAGGCCAGCCTCTACCTGTGGGCCACCCGCGACGAACCCTGCTGGGACACCGTGGGCGACCTGTCCAAGCGCGGCATCCTGGTCGCGCCGGGCGACTTCTACGGCCCCGAGGGCGGGCGCTTCGTGCGGATCGCGTTCACCGCGACCGACGAGCGGGTGGAGGCCGCGGTACGCCGCCTGGCCGGCGCGTGA